ACTACGATCTAATTTGGAAGCCATGGTGAAACGCGTGGTACGTAGAATTACATTCTCTTTCATTTGAAGCCCCAACTCATATATTCATTTTAGCATCCTTTTAttctaattattttgaaaagctATTATTATATTCATTGTATTTATCGAGAACACGAAAAGTTCTAAGTTGGTTGAAGTTTGGCCTTCTAACTTCTTCTAAGCTAGGTTATTGGAATGGAGCTTGTCAAATTTTTTCCATAAAGGATGTCATATACTGAATAGTCAAGTATGTTGAGTTCCTGGATGTTATATGCGACGGCGAGTGAATGATAATACATGTGTGtgaattgtatattttttattgctaCAATGATTCTACACTTTTACTTATTTGATTTGTCTAttcactatttatttatttgttttactgATGGGTACAGGAGGTATTGGAGGAAAAACTTGCATCCTTTCATCATTTAAGTTCAAGGTAAATTGTTTATGCCATGTAAagtaatttttaactttttagtaATTCATTTCTTCGGTGTTCGATGGAAATGAAGTGGATCTCTAGTCATCAGggggatgatgatgatgggtcTGAAGTTCCAGATCCAGAATCCAAACCAAGATGTAGTTTGGCAGAGTGGCTGTTATATATGGTAATGTTCACTGTGTTCTTTGTTCTTGATATGGTTTTTAATGTGTTTCTGATATTGGTGTAGTGTTGTTGGAGATGCGTCGATTTGGGAAGCCATGATGAGACGTGTGGTAGGGTTACATTCTCTTTCCTTTGAAGCCCGATCTCATATATTCATTTTAGCACACTTTTATTCCACTATTTTGAAAGGCTATTATATTCATTATATTTATCAAGAAGACAAAAAGTTCTGAGTTATTCATTTGTCTATTCACCAttacttatttgcttttctGATGGGTACAGGaggttttggaggaaaaacttgcATCCTCTCATAATTCAAGTTCAAGGTAAATTGCTTATGCCATGTGAAGTATTTGTCCTACAGACTTTCTGAGTGATAAAATGTCCCAGGGCTTCTTCTCTGATTGATACTTCCAGCCGCAAGGATTCAGGATTGGATCAAGTTTGTTTTATGGGATTATTCATAGTTGGTGACAGGCTCATAGTTATtatatgagttataagggccTTATATAAGATAAAACCATaattggcaagctagaattcatgtggcCGGCCCCCAATAATGGGAtcaaggcttgatatgttgttctTGTGTTTTTATTGAATCATTTAGTTCTTTTTTTATAGTTGTGGAACTTGTATTTTGAAACTTTCTGTCTGATTTTTCCTATCCGCAGTCTAAAACCTCGTGTTAACTTGTTGCAGACCATCATTTGATCAATTTGATCCATCACAAAGAAGGGGTTGCCAATTGCATTTTGATGGCAAACTGCCTGCTACCATGTACACTTGCAGCAGGATAGAATCTGAGGATAGTAAACCTGTTAAGATAGGTATATATGATGCTTccaataaaattataagttcTGGCCCTCTATCTTCAATGAAGGTTGGAATTGTGCCCCTTGATGGTGATTTTGGGGCTAATGATCAAGGGGAGTGGACTGAGCAGGAGTTCAATGCAAAGATCGTTCATGCAAGAGAAGGCAAAAAACCAGTGGTGACTGGGGAATTACAAATTATATTGAGAAATGGTGTTGGTGAGATTAAAAATGTCAGCTTTACAGATAATTCAAGCTGGATAAGAAGTCGAAGGTTTAGATTAGGTGCAAGAGCTGATTCAAGTCTTCCCAATGAAGTCAGAGTTAGAGAAGCTAGAAGTGAACCCTTCATGGTAAAAGATCAGCGAGGAGAGCGTACGTCCTTCTTTGACTCTGTTTCCTCATTCCCTTTTCATGGATAACTGATAACTCGCTGTGAAACGCTCATTCATGATTCAACATCTTAAGGAATAAGCTAACATGTCTCCTCATCGTATCCAAATAAccttttgaaaagaaattatgaTATTCTATGGAGCTGTGTATGTTACTAAGAGGTCATTTTCCTCCAGCTTCTAAGAAACATCACCCTCCAAATTTGGATGACGAATTATGGCGCTTGGAGAAAATAGCAAAAGACGGTGTTTTCCATAAAAGGTTATCTGAAAACGGAATTACCACTGTTGAGCACTTCCTGAGGTCATATTACATGGATCGATCTTCACTACGCAAGGTAAAGGAACTCTCCCCTGCCTCTTAAGTTGCATGTTTATATAGATAAACTGGTATACAAGAAGTATATCTAACCTCTTTCTGTGGAATTTCAAGTCACTTGGTCGTATCTCAGACAAGCAATGGAAGACAATCACTGAGCATGCTACTGCTTGCGTTCCAGATGATAAATTGTATACATACCACAGGGAAGGAGAAACGCTTCTATTCAATTCCGTCTTCAAGGTTGTGGGAGTCTCCTTTGATGGCCAATATTACCACTCTCTTGATGAGCTCGATGCAGTCTATAAGGTGCGTATTCCTAGCCTGAAGCTTATTTAAATACAATTGCACCACCATTCTTTTCTCAGAGCTACATAAATAGATATTTGTTTTGAAGTTATTTCCAGGTTGGTCGAACTGCTTGTGACGCGGTGGATACCTCAAGATATGTCTATAGGAAAAGATTTTCATGTTAAACATCATCGTGACATTATTTGCTAATTTTCTGATCTGTTCTTGGGTTTCATGTTAAATTTGTTACCCTTGCCTTGAATCCTCTTGGTGAAAATGGATGGACTTTTTAGGGTTTAAGCAATGATGCACTGGATAGTGAATGCAGAATCCCATCCGTTGTGTGAACATCTATGGGTTTGGAGGGATTGTTGGTACTGAGTTTAGATACGCGCAGACACATTTATAAGGATATTAGGTggtttatttttctcttgttcATCTTTTGTTTGAACTTCAAAGGTATAGTTGGTCCAGGTTTTATCTTTTGGTCAAGATGATTATCGTATCGTTGGattacatctctctctctctcactcagcAATCTGATGAAATTGTTGTTTAGTACGTTAAAAAGGGGAAAAACTGCGTACAAAATGAGTGAAAAATAAATCCTCATGTGGTGGTTGTTTCACTAGGTTTAGGTGCTCGTCTTTGATGACTTCTTAAGAAGTAAGCTGCTCTTTTGTTTCTGTTATCAGCAGTTTTATTGTATATCTTTGGCTATGTTCCTAAGTTGTTGCCTTTTCGTTCAAATTTGATCAACCTTTCTTTTCTATTAGCAGGATTGGGTCGAGAAGATGGCGAGTCTCGCttacaaaaatatcaatgactTCGTTCAACTTGATCCATTGTTATTCCCCTCACTACCATCGAACCAGCTAGCTGATCCATTGTTATTTCCCCCACTACCATCGAACCAGCTAGCTGATCCATTGTTATTTCCCTCACTACCATCGAACCAGCTAGCTGATCCATTTGCTAATCCAAGTGCAAGCCTGGAGCATTCGAACTTTGCAGGACTAAATCAAGGTATGGAAAACAAATTTTCTTAATCTCTCCTAGGATGCGACATGATAGTAGAAGACTAGTAGGGACTGTTGCGAGAAATAGATAGAATGGAACAAGTTTTCTTAAtctgccttttcttttttattgctATTTTGCTTTTATTGCTTGGGAGACGCATtgatagattattatttttgcagATATGCATCAGTTTCACCAACCGGCTTTGGACAGACTCGAGTCCTCGCAACAAAAGGAGGCGGCTCGAAAGGAGTCTCAGCCACATAGCGCCCCGATTCCCTACTCTGAGGAAGTAGAGGAATGGGAGATTCCCTTGCCTTGGCAGAGCAAACGGGCCAGGGTGGATGAAGAAGGCACAAGCGCGACTGGGACGACCACAGAGCCTACTTTTGGTGACCTTTCTGATTGGTCAACCCCTGACTTTAGCCATTTTTTCGAGGAAGGAGTCCCGCCGGATATGCCTTTGCCATTTATTCCCAGGACATATGCTCCCTTGGAGGCTAGGAGGCAGGCAGAGAAAGAACCCGAGGCGCAAAAAGCGCAGGCTCAATCAAAGAGGTCCCGTGTCCCACGTGTGACCTTGCCACCCAAGAGGGGGCAAATCCGAGTTCGACTTCCCTGGCAATTGGTAAAAAAGATCCGCTTTGGCCTGAGGCTGATCTATCCGACGGTGAAGCCCCGTGATGAGCAAGATTTTTTGAGAAATACATCAAAGGCTCTAAATACTGCGGAGCAATGCCGAATCGAGGTATGGAATCTCTTATATTTCTTAGCTCATACCCATTTTATTTGAATGCGGTTATTAATTCTCGGGTTTATGGCTTGGCAGGGCATACAACGACAGGTTATGGCTACCACGAATACTCGGGCAGATTTGGCCAAGGGTCGAACAAACGTACAGAAGTTAATTCAGGATGGCTTACGCCTCCAAGATGAGCTGAGGCATCTGGAAGGTAAGGTCGGGGACCTTGAGGACTACCGGGACAAAACCCTGGGCCACGAGCGAGACACTAATGGAATAAGGGGGGAGTGGAAATCCCTAGAGAATGAAGTTCGCCAACTGAAGGGAAAGCTGGAGGAACAACAAAAGATTGAGGCAGCCTTTCACGAGGCCAACGCCTCGGTGATAAAGGAACATAACCGAGCCCTGGAGGAGAAGAATCACTTGGAGACACAACTCCAGGAGGGGAAGGGGAAAGTTGAAAAACTGGCCCGACAGCTAGGAGAGATGGACATCGGCACCATTCGGGCGGAGGCGGTCAAAGAATTCTGACTTTCTCAAATATGTCACGAAGAGAATTGAGAGCTATGCTTAGGCTTTGTCAAGTATGACTTTTATCTTCCCTCCTCCCACGTGTGTGGGGACAATACGTGGGTTTTAAGGTGAgagatttcaccttttgcaTCTAAATATGAGTTTTATCTGGCTCGAAACTACCCGAAGAACATACgtgataaatttataattttttatttgtattcttttttataattagtctatttaacatattttatgttttatggtGATGATAATCTTTTATGTATAATGTAATAGGgctaaaatttaataaattatgtcattattatatatattttttatttaatttcttttattatttttcttaccgtgtttatataaattttatatattaaatatttttttctataaaaaaggCAAAGGAAATTAAATGGAAGTTCAAGTGGGGCCTAgggaaagaagaaatggagaaattgAAGGCAATTGAAGGGAGGCCACGTATATGcatccatttatatatatttggaggctcaaatataatatattaatcaaGAAGTGCAATTGGACCGTCCTCATTAAATTGGAGCTATCAACTGTCACTTTCAATTAAacaatcttaatatatattaaagtagaagagtacttatacaaaaaaatttcattcaaaatttatttttatttttttaaataataaattaatatttaaaagatatatataatttttttagaataatcACTAATTCTATGTCATTACATTAATTGTTCAGTACCATTATTAATCagttaaaataattagataattaatattttaaatttatattattattaaaataagacatcatctaatttttaatatggCCTTCACACTTTTTAACAGTCACACATTTtggaataatcaaataaaattaatttaattacattttttatgtaattaaattaattattcattctcattattaattaaataattaatattttaaatttttattattattaaaatgaaaacataacaaaagTATGCTCCATATGAATCTAAAACACTAGAAAAGTAAACACAGCATAACTCTCATGTCTAGTAGCTTCacggcttttttttttttttttgctcttttgtttttctattagtttttttttctttttcaaaaaaaattaatatttaaattttctactattattatttaaaataacacttCATTTAAAAGGTAAGAACAATTTTTTGGGGATAATCACTACCATTATTGATCAacttaaataatcaaataattaatattttaactttatactgttattaaaatgagacattatttagttttaaatgtGACGTTCAGACTTCCTAACAGTCACATATTTTGGGATAATCAGATGGGCAACTTCTAtgcaattatattaattatttattatcattattaatcatataattaataattaatattttaaattcctacaattatcttaatatataaagtAACAAACTTCTTACACAGTTTTCCTCCAAAAAGTTACctctaaaatttgcattaaatttacATGGTTTTccaatactattaattaatcaaaaataaatattttatgtcatgtATTCTTATCAATTAatctctcaatcaatcaaaaataaatattatttctgatAAATctgaatagacaacttaaactattaattaaatcataaaaaattgtccatttgtataaaatgttatctttttttatataatatattaaacaaattataatagtttacaaatattttttccctcaaaaaattaatctgccaaactattttttgtctttaaaatttatattaaatttgcaaagatttttcaatactattaattaataaaaaataaatattttttgtcatatcacctcatcaatcaatcaaaaataaatattatttatgtgaaatatataaagacaacttaaactattaattaaatcataaaaaattgttcattcatataaaatgttatctttaaatcagcaaagtattttgtcaaatggcaatcaatataatatattaaagtaggaTAATCAgcaaagtattttgtcaaatgGCAATCAATAGTAAATTTCTTTCCTTTCAAAACTTGCATCAAATCAaaggtaatgattaattaattattaattttaatttaataactatattatagttttaaaaatatgataccttggattttttaatgctaattaattaatatttaaggtattacatttttaaaattatggaagaaatcaaaatctatatatcatattttcaatactaatacatgggtttttcaatactaattaggatgtaatatatcacattttcaagactatagaagaaaattaatgcatagtaaaagaaaaataagtcaaaatctatatttttaaagttttgttatcattacaaaaattaaattttaagatcaaaatttaagagaatttttaattagcctTGGAAAACCCATACTTCCTcacatttaggagttttaatttatatttatatttattataattttataaataaataaatatataataaatagttttactttaataattaattaatcattacctttaatttaatgtatgaatttttcaatattaattaagatttaagatattatattttcaagaataatgcatggatttttcaatactaattaagatttaatatatcatattttcaataccatggaAGAAATTTAAtgcattgcaaaaaaaaaaaaaaaagttaaaatctatattttcaatgttttgttatcattgcataaattaaaaattttaagagagtttttaattaacattgaaaaactcatactTTTTTatgtttaggagttttaatttatatttataattataattataatttataaataaatatataatataataaattattttactttaataattaattaatcactacatttaatttaatgtaaatatttaatgatttgttgttcAATTGTAATagtttttgtgtataaataggaagttcatgtcaaaaaatttcattttatatagtgttatataatttaataaaaaaaatttaaagtaacttttcaaaatatggacGTTAAATGTTCGAGTTGTGAGGCTTTGGGAGATTTTATGCTTTGAAGATAGGTAAAAAACTTATAACATtcctgttatatgtatttcccgcatcaccccgcatgggccagactcggtccgatagaccggcccaatcacccaaggccaagaaggcccggacgacctcgtcaaggaaagtccagcctccaccaaagatccggaactcataaagcgagcatatggcgagctcccgataatcccccaacgagctccaagcaatcgactaacgagctcctgaaatatcctccagatcgctggcctaaaaccttcagctcgcatgagtggcaaagctgatgagaagtcagaggtagggttcgatcactttatctgtaacagcccatgcccctcgtaatgaggatcccactcccggtcttgtgaaggcgataagaactgtttgtcccccattatacaatcactgtatttttatatattatctaaattgtaaaagcccatCAATATAAATGAGAATCAAAGAGACTATGAGGGGCAAggataaaaaagaataatgagataccgccactctgagagaataatcagaccgcggccgtggactaggcatcgttctggccgaaccacgtaaaagattctggtgtacacgcttggaattttttttttttgggggggggggtttccttccttttcggtatttttggattgactcaccgcggcccaaaacgaatcacggtcggccgaaatcgaacgtcgacattttggcgctagaggaaggggtcgctctgatcaatagccatggctaggggaaggaatactcgaagttccgaggcggcggtcgacccacctgaaaatcaccacgacggaccacgagacttaccaccaaatggaggacccgtTGCCCCGGCAGCCGATACTCCTTTGTCGCCGCCAgccggagacgctcccggcataccaccacgggtccctgtccagcctactgtccaaatcactgggacagggacgatccgggactggcagcagcgcgaggaagcattggagaatacggtaatgcaactcgttgacgcggtcagaattctggcccaagctcaagcacgggctgtccacgacccaccggcgtcgcctcgca
This window of the Diospyros lotus cultivar Yz01 chromosome 5, ASM1463336v1, whole genome shotgun sequence genome carries:
- the LOC127802391 gene encoding calmodulin-binding protein 60 C-like isoform X5, translating into MEMKWNSNHQRDDDDGSEVPNRESKRRCSLADVDGDAMRQRELETKLEAMVKRVEELEEKLASFHHSSSRSSFDPSQRRGFQLHFDGKLLATTYTYSGIESEDSKPVKIVIYDASNKIISSGPLSSMKVGIVPLDGDFGANDQGDWTEQEFNAKIVHAREGKKPLVTGELEIILRNGVGEIKNVSFTDNSSWIRSRRFRLGARAVSSIPNEVRVREARSEPFMVKDQRGEPYKKHHPPNLGDEIWRLEKISKDGVSYKSLSKNGITTIEHFLRSYYMDQSSLRKLLDHISDKQWKTITEHATACVPDDKLYTYHREGETLVFNSVFKVVGVTFDGQYYHSLDELDAVHKDWVEKMASLAYKNINDFVQLDPLLFPSLPSNQLADPLLFPPLPSNQLADPLLFPSLPSNQLADPFANPSASLEHSNFAGLNQDMHQFHQPALDRLESSQQKEAARKESQPHSAPIPYSEEVEEWEIPLPWQSKRARVDEEGTSATGTTTEPTFGDLSDWSTPDFSHFFEEGVPPDMPLPFIPRTYAPLEARRQAEKEPEAQKAQAQSKRSRVPRVTLPPKRGQIRVRLPWQLVKKIRFGLRLIYPTVKPRDEQDFLRNTSKALNTAEQCRIEGIQRQVMATTNTRADLAKGRTNVQKLIQDGLRLQDELRHLEGKVGDLEDYRDKTLGHERDTNGIRGEWKSLENEVRQLKGKLEEQQKIEAAFHEANASVIKEHNRALEEKNHLETQLQEGKGKVEKLARQLGEMDIGTIRAEAVKEF